From a region of the Odontesthes bonariensis isolate fOdoBon6 chromosome 2, fOdoBon6.hap1, whole genome shotgun sequence genome:
- the marchf8 gene encoding E3 ubiquitin-protein ligase MARCHF8 isoform X1, with product MNMPLHQISVIPRDVTSSRVSGSGKAKDKDKQNEKPLGHSASRSSNISKAGSPTSVNAPCSFSRTSVSPSSQDICRYKPLQPQFTPEAHKQTAVVLLNSNGKACQGSGCVSVTTLCTDTLSASRQNKQRDWLSLLRPASVSIRPNSSLRFSLSLNDVGQRVDSLCRGLHFIDRTCSEGELDVKPEPAECPGSERRAHTLNGKLAAAPTHQSPKPPPSTRTHPHLVPSFTNNYKYMLGVPPTNSLSSEPPATVPHFPNTHLQPPLNPGPNFLRLLLPFSRSSTSASLQCSELGSYASHLHITKSSSGLLEGTESGFPSQDPLGDDDVFEADQPESVPRGMGALQAPLCYMDEDSDLECCSSPLSEKTAPLSPFSLSGDFCRICHCEGDDESPLITPCHCTGSLRFVHQSCLQQWIKSSDTRCCELCKYEFIMETKLKPLRKWEKLQMTASERRKIMCSVTFHVIAITCVVWSLYVLIDRTAEEIKLAGRIPGILEWPFWTKLVVVAIGFTGGLVFMYVQCKVYIHLWKRLKAYNRVIYVQNRPDTCKKLALEKPPLMEPSLENKEALAPTQSDTNSSQYTETEDYSMEVLHV from the exons AATGAAAAGCCTCTGGGTCATTCAGCAAGCAGGTCCAGCAATATATCAAAG GCGGGGAGCCCAACTTCAGTCAATGCTCCATGCAGTTTCTCGAGGACATCTGTTTCCCCCTCAAGCCAGGACATCTGCAGGTACAAACCACTTCAACCTCAATTCACccca GAAGCTCACAAGCAGACTGCAGTGGTTCTGCTGAACTCTAACGGTAAAGCTTGTCAAGGTTCAGGATGTGTTTCAGTGACCACCCTCTGCACAGACACCCTGTCAGCCTCCAGGCAAAACAAACAGCGGGACTGGCTGTCCCTGCTCCGCCCGGCCTCTGTCAGCATTCGACCCAACAGCTCACTCAGGTTTTCACTGTCTCTGAATGACGTGGGCCAGCGCGTGGACAGCCTTTGCCGCGGTCTGCACTTCATAGATCGCACATGCTCTGAAGGAGAGCTGGATGTGAAGCCCGAGCCTGCGGAGTGCCCTGGCTCTGAGCGAAGGGCGCACACACTCAACGGCAAGCTGGCCGCAGCCCCCACACACCAGAGCCCAAAACCTCCCCCCTCAACACGCACTCACCCTCACCTTGTCCCCTCCTTCACCAACAACTACAAATACATGCTGGGCGTCCCTCCCACCAACAGTCTCTCATCTGAGCCTCCTGCCACTGTCCCTCATTTTCCCAACACTCACCTCCAGCCTCCTCTCAACCCGGGCCCCAACTTCCTCCGTCTCCTCCTTCCCTTCTCTCGCTCCTCTACATCAGCCAGCCTGCAATGCTCTGAGCTGGGCAGCTACGCTTCCCACCTCCACATCACCAAGTCCTCTAGTGGCCTGCTGGAAGGCACCGAGTCAGGGTTCCCCTCCCAGGATCCACTGGGAGATGACGACGTCTTTGAAGCTGATCAGCCCGAATCAGTTCCAAGGGGAATGG GTGCTCTTCAAGCCCCTTTGTGCTATATGGATGAAGACAGTGACCTGGAGTGCTGTTCATCCCCCTTATCAGAGAAAACAGCGCCACTCTCGCCCTTTTCCCTATCTGGGGACTTCTGCAG GATTTGTCACTGTGAAGGGGATGACGAGAGTCCTCTGATCACGCCGTGCCACTGCACAGGGAGCCTGCGCTTCGTCCACCAGTCctgtctgcagcagtggatCAAGAGTTCTGACACCCGCTGCTGTGAGCTCTGTAAATATGAGTTCATCATGGAGACAAAGCTCAAACCTCTGCGCAAG tgggagaaGCTACAGATGACGGCGAGCGAGAGGAGGAAGATCATGTGTTCGGTCACCTTCCATGTCATCGCTATCACCTGTGTTGTGTGGTCGCTCTACGTTCTTATTGacaggacagcagaggagatcAAACTAG CCGGAAGAATCCCAG GAATCCTGGAATGGCCTTTTTGGACCAAGCTTGTGGTTGTGGCCATCGGCTTTACTGGTGGACTGGTTTTCATGTATGTCCAGTGCAAAGTCTACATCCATCTATGGAAGAGACTCAAGGCTTACAATCGGGTCATATATGTGCAGAACCGGCCAGACACGTGTAAAAAGCTGGCACTGGAGAAGCCGCCTCTCATGGAGCCGAGTCTGGAAAACAAGGAGGCGCTGGCCCCCACCCAGTCAGATACAAACTCCTCCCAGTACACAGAGACAGAGGACTACAGTATGGAAGTGCTCCATGTCTGA